Genomic DNA from Setaria italica strain Yugu1 chromosome V, Setaria_italica_v2.0, whole genome shotgun sequence:
TTTTATGCTCAACAGACTGTTCTGTCAGACATTAGACACTCCCTGCATCAATCTAAAGATCTGAGCTATGGTTCGAGCAATCAACACCTTTAGCTCCAGAGTCCAACAAAATATGCAATTCTATGACAGAAATGATGTAAGAAGCAAGTTTTTCTCGCATTGAGCCTAAGTTTGATAACTCTTGCAATGGTTGAACTGATGTGGTCAGTTGACATGGGGATAGTGGGAATTCTAAATCCACACTCAAAATTAAAGAGAAGGGCTACTTCATTGTGCATAAAAACTGAAAAATAAAGGGAAAACCACCCCATCTATAAAGAACATCTCTTATGTTTAAGATATCTTAGCTTTCTAGAGGGAATCTGATAACTCTAAGGATTGTAAAAATATGGTATATAAAAACAATATCAGTATGCCATGTGGGCGTAAAAAATAATACCACACCAAGCTGAATAATAATTTGATGAACAATGTCATGCAGAGCCACAAAAGGAATAATCAAGACTGCAACCACCTCAATACTAACCTTCAACATCATCGTTATCTTCATCAAGTGGAGCATCCTTATTAAATTCAAATCTTTCCCACCGCACAGTTGCAGTTCCGAGAGTGGAATCTTTTGCAGCTGCCAACATTGGGGCAAAATATCTTAAGAACAATGAAAATGTCACAAAAAAAGATTGTAAACCTATCATGGAGTGTGATCAACATAAAACATTGCAAGCCCATGAACATTTCAATGGCATTTTGTTTTTGTATACAAGAGTTGATTTTGAGTTTTGGAAGCTATATCATGAGGCTTAGCTACATAGACAAACAGAAATGCACATAAGCACCATACTGCTTAGACTTATATATAATGGATTTTGCATTTTCCTTGTGTATACAAGAGTTAATTTTGAGTCTCGGAGCTATAGCATGAGGCATAGCTACATAAACAAACAGAAATGCACATAAGCACCACTGCTTAGACATATCTGTAATGGATTTGGCATTTCCTTTGGGTATAAAGGAGTTAATTTTCAGTTTCGGAGCTATATCATATAAAGCATAGCTATATATCCAAACCAAAACTTGCACTGCTTAGAATTAACCCCAATGAATTTCAGCTGATCAAGCTAGCATAGCAAAGTAAACTACCTAAACTTATCAACAATCTCTTTCCAACATTTCACTACACTCCAGAACCACGTACTCAAAAAACCTATACTATCGCTACCAAAACATTACTGTATTCCAACAAGTAGCCgcaaaatttcttttggttgAAAAAGGCAGCACCCAAGCTCATAAGGCGCAAATAATAACAAAAGGAAGAACTAAGTGCGGTCCTTACATGTCTCAGAGAGCTGAAGCTTCATCTTTGCTTTAACTCTCTCAGCTGGAGTCTGCAGGAGCATCAACTTCTCATCATTTCGAAACAACAGGATGCTAACAACACAATTGTACAGCAGATACAAATTTACCAAGCAGCAAGAGCAGGGCGCGACCAACCATTCTATCATATCCTTCAATGAGCCGCGGGTAGTCCACTTTACCGCCGTCCCTACCACCGCGGCCCTTCGAGTTCTCACGGCCGTCGTCGTGCCGCCGATCCCGCCGGCCTTGCGAGTGTGAGCTCCTGCCACTCCGTCGGGAAGGAGACCTCGACCGCGACCTAGAGCGCCTCCGGGACGCCCTGCGGTCCCTCTCCCTAGACCTGGACCGGCGTCTTCGCTCCCTCGACCGGGACCTCGACCTCGATCGGCGCCGGCTCGAGCGAGACGGGGACCTGGACCTTGACCGGGTCCTGGGacgcgacggaggcggcgagcgggagCGGTGGCGTGTGCTGGACGGTCGctcgggaggcggcggcggcggtttcgCGAGATTAGGTGGTTGGGCttgggcgggggcgggggcggcgccagcGCGGACGAAGCCGgacaggaaggaggaggaggcggcgggcttggaggggaaggaggccgcatcggaggaggagaagccgaGCCCCTGCTTGAAGCGGCGGGCGCCCTCGCCCTTGCGGTTGAGCTCGTCGTAgtacgccgccgccttcgcttCCTCCATCGCTCCCGCTTGCGGTGTGGGAGGCCGGACGGTGAGTGGGCTGGGTGCCCGGGTTAAGATGAACTCGACAATTGGGCCTTTTCAGTTTCTGATGTCGGGAATTCGCAACCAATTACGATTTATCCACATCATTTTGTGCTACAGTGTCTTCTCACATTTCATCTTTTAGATTAGATAAAGGAAAATCATTCCGGCCTCATTCTCGCATTTCAGACAAATGACGTACTATCAGTTCGATTCTAAAAACAGTTGTGACTGAAACAGCATAATCCATGATAAATCCCGTTTAGAACACATGATTTTTCCCAATCCTGCGAATGAGTAGTATACATGCCATTCTTGCATTCCAGTCAAGCCCTTAAGCAGAAACCACAACATTTTCTTTCAGTATATGCAAAGGAAGACGGTGACAGAAAGCCATACTATCTAATTTGTTGTGCTCACACTCACAAAGGTGATATACAGTAACACAGTTATTCCATGAGATATGATTCAGTCAATCCTGATGAATTGCAAGATTCGTAAACTGTGTAAGATTCATTCCCTGACTCGCCTTTGCTGAAACTGAAGACGCTCACTGACTTGTAATTTTAACCTTTGCAAGTTCGGCTGCTGCACGAGCCGCGGCAGATGCACGGGTGGCAGAAGCAATGGCCACTCGAGCTTTTTCCAGGGCGTCTGACGAACTTGGGCTGCTGCAAGATATCTCCTCGGCAGGGGAGTGGTGCTCCTGGGCTGACGGATTTGACTTAGTGGCAGCGTACGCTCTTGCACTCCCAGCTGGTGAACTTGGGGACCCGTGAACATGGGGTTTTCCTGCATCCTCGACAGGTGAAATCAACACTGGCGGCTTATCTCTGGAGGCCGAAGCAACCAGAGAGCTTTCAATAACAGGAGCCTGGACCTGGTGGACTGAAGATGCTGAGCCATCCTGCATACCAGCACAGAACAGATGGAGTGACTTTTAGTTCTAGAGTATCCTGATCAAACTTAACTGAATTATTTAGCTCTCAACAACGCTAACTGTAGGCATACAGAGGCGTGAAATAAGTTAGTTCTGGTTGTCTCTTCTATATTCCTTAATCAAGTGCATCATGCTTATGAATTGGTAAGCAGCCAACAATTTTGTAGCAACAAAAGACAATGTTTCAATTGCCAATGTGTAAGAATCAAAATCAGTCCAACTAGCCAAGGGCATGAATATAGTGATAGGAACAAGATAATTGAGGTAAGGACAGAAGATTGGACCAATGCCACAAGGCCGAAAAAGGAGGGAAAACACTATAAACTGAAATAGAAAGATGGACACAGAAACCTATTCTGGCAAAACATGCAGAGTACGCAACTGGCAGTCCAAGATTCCTAGCTGAATGTACGATGGAAAAAAAACAGTGTCTTGCATGAACTTAAAAAGGTGTAAGAGGAAAGTAATGGTTTCTCAGGATGAGCATAAAGATCTGACTAAATTCCTTCAACTGAAAATGAGTGACGTTAACCCCAACCACAGAAATATCAAATGGTAGATGTTTAAGCATTATAGTTCCATTCATTATAGAAAGCAGTAATGCAAACACCTAAGTTTGAAGATGTCACATGAAACACCTCTCATATGCATTCATGTCTATGAATCAGAGAATAAGTAATGAGTTAACAAACACTACCAGTAGATCTTCATATTTCTTGTTGAATTCTGCTTCAGTATTAGATGAATCCCATTCAACATTGTACTCTTGGGCAATGGCTTTCAGGACTTTCAGCTTTGATTCACCTGACGGAGCCTTCACCGAGAGCTTCTCAATTATCTATATACAAGATATTCAATATTTTTCGAGGTAAAAGATGCTCACTTTGTGAGGAATACAATTCTGATGTCCGAAAAAAGAAGCGCATGTTGGAGGTTCCACTTACAGTGCGATTGACACCGCTGTCAGGGCGCAATTCCATAGCACCAGCAACAAACTCCTTACCATACTTGGTGGTAAACAAATTACGGAGATGCATTAGCTCAGGCAAGTCTGAACATCTTCCTGATGCAAAGATTATACTAGAAATTGCTTCTCGCAGTTCCAAGGGACATTCCCTGCTCCATGGTAAAACTAGAAGCTGTTAATAGTGTTCtgatagggaaaaaaagaatccCGAGTCATGACATTACAATTTTAATTCAATCACATAGATAGAGTAGGACCTACTTTTGGACCTCGACAATAGGGACACGTGCCAGAACAAATTCACAGAAAAGCTCGACAATCTCATAGGCAGCCAATATATTTTGCTCCCGTATAATGTGCTCCACCTATGATTTAAGAACAGGTTAGAAAAACGCAAAAAAGAATCAAATAATGAGAACTATGAAAGCTACCACTCCAACTTACTCGAATCCTTGCGATAGATTCCTGTCCAGTCTGAAGATACTGAACCATCTCTTTTCGCATATTTATCAGCTGCAACTCCCTCCTATTGCGCAGCAGCTTGATCCTCGAAATGACAAGATTCAGACATGTTTTGCTACACAAAGCACAAATTCTATTAGTTTTAAGGTTTTAAATAACATGGCATTTGATTTCTCCAAATCCCACCATGCATGTAAATGAAAAACACTGAGAGACCACAAAAGATTAACTGACTGTGGGCAAGCACATAGCCATGTAATAGCTGATAATTAATGAGTACTGCGATAACTCAAATCAACTTAAGCGAAGTCCTTAGCTGTTGTCGCAGCATCTAGACTAATGCACACGGGGTACTTACTAGTACAATTTCGTCAGCCCCAATACTACTTCGACTTTTATCAGGGCATGGTGGCTATAATCTTCAGATATAAGCAGCCATCCTTGCTACCAAAAATGAAGCTAACTATCAGTCCTCCAACAACGTGTCCGATTAAGAGCATGTAACACCTTTAGCAACATAACATGCATGGAACTGCTCATCAACTTCTAACATACGGCTCTCAGGAATGGCAATTCGCACtcaaggaggggagggggcaaaGAAAGGCACTCGACATCATTCAGATCCAGCTGGTactgctagttttttttttgcatcaccATATGGAATCTTAATCAAGTAGTCAACTCTAGTGAGGAATCTAAATCTAGAACTCCGAGCAAGCACGCTGAAACTCGTGATCTTAAAATCCGCCCCTGGTAAAAATAAAATCCGCCCCGAAACCGAAACCGGAAATTTGTCTCCAAGGCAGGGGTTCGTGATTGGAACCGGACGAGAAGGCTAACCATTTGGTGCCGAAGGTGGAGCGGTTGAAGAGCGAGTTGAGGGACGACATCGTCGGCGGCCTCGCCCACGGATGCACCTGCCGATGTTGTCAACAGCTCAAGGGAGTAGGGGCGACGGGAAAGACAAGCTCTTCTTATGTATTTTTACAGTTATACCCCTATCGTTGTTCGTTTTTTCGGTTGGAGATTTTCATTAGGAAAGTTTAGTCAGTGTTAGGCTGTTAGCCGCGTTTTCTTCAGGGTATGAATAGGTCTAGTTGTTGTATCCTCTGTGATACACTTTTAATATAAGTTTCATCGACGAAACATAAATTTTTTAATTATAATCCCTTCGACCACGAAAAGCACAAATTTATGAATATATTTTTGGTCAAACTTTCAATTTTACAAAATACCATATACTCCTACAATGCACTTTCATAATATCATAGTTACATTCAATTTTACAAACACAGTACAATATAAGACAGTGAAAAACATCAAACGCTTGCAACTTGTAACTCAAGAAAGTGTCTTCTTTGTGATAGCTTTGAGGATAGGCGTACATATAGCTTTAGACTTGCACTTGACAAAATATTTTCATGATAAATAGTAAGCCTGGGAATAACCTTCTGTACCCCAGTACAATGGATTATCTTCCCTAAAAAATAAGAATGGGTATTATGTTGTGGTCTCTGAAATGCAGAGAAAACCTAAGCATATCAGCCAccgaatagtatttttctcttacaacaaatcagccgtttcagctttttaatttcaacttttcagccaacttataagtccagccggcTTATCAGTAGAATTCATGCACCAAGTACcaggtaaaaaaaatatataattggCAGCCTAGGTTAGATCTTGGCATGTGAAACTTGACTGTGGTCAAAAGAAGAAAgacatcaaataaaaaaattatacaattCTGTGTTcaaaat
This window encodes:
- the LOC101766114 gene encoding probable ATP-dependent RNA helicase DDX46 → MEEAKAAAYYDELNRKGEGARRFKQGLGFSSSDAASFPSKPAASSSFLSGFVRAGAAPAPAQAQPPNLAKPPPPPPERPSSTRHRSRSPPPSRPRTRSRSRSPSRSSRRRSRSRSRSRERRRRSRSRERDRRASRRRSRSRSRSPSRRSGRSSHSQGRRDRRHDDGRENSKGRGGRDGGKVDYPRLIEGYDRMTPAERVKAKMKLQLSETSAKDSTLGTATVRWERFEFNKDAPLDEDNDDVEVANDDASLVKNIGKSFRLSAVESKHEDRVRDAHEEAIFGVPTTSYVHTEAAEDEPKANDEEEKAEDIEAQPSSSLISDKVLAMQKGSWREWAQKLRQDSNT
- the LOC101766524 gene encoding IST1-like protein gives rise to the protein MSSLNSLFNRSTFGTKCKTCLNLVISRIKLLRNRRELQLINMRKEMVQYLQTGQESIARIRVEHIIREQNILAAYEIVELFCEFVLARVPIVEVQKECPLELREAISSIIFASGRCSDLPELMHLRNLFTTKYGKEFVAGAMELRPDSGVNRTIIEKLSVKAPSGESKLKVLKAIAQEYNVEWDSSNTEAEFNKKYEDLLDGSASSVHQVQAPVIESSLVASASRDKPPVLISPVEDAGKPHVHGSPSSPAGSARAYAATKSNPSAQEHHSPAEEISCSSPSSSDALEKARVAIASATRASAAARAAAELAKVKITSQ